TTCTTCCCGACGGTATGGGGGCGTATGACTTGAGCTACAATGGAGCACTCGGTGAATTTTTAGTATCCATTCCAAAATATACAGCCGTATACGGATCTGATGGACATATTCGCTCGCTGTTTCCGGATGATCGGGAACGGAGTGACTTGGCCACAGCTTTCCGCTCTTTCTCGCCGGACGGCCGACGGTTAGCTTATGTTTCAGGAACGGTTGCTTACTCGGACCGTGATGCTACGCCTGGCAGCCGTATTATTTTGTCAGATTCAGACGGCAGTGACCAGCGTTATGCAACGAGGGAATTTATGCGAGTTGAGCAGTTGACGTGGTCGCCTACCGGCCAAAGCCTGACCGCTCTCGTTCATGATGATAAAGGCGGCACGTTCATAGTCACGAAGAAAATACCGAAATAAAGATACCTTTTCTCGTATACCATAAACACGCGATTCACGTTATGATCTGCGGTGTGTTAATATAAGTGAAATTAATACCGCAATTCAAATAATTGTTGTAAGGTGCGACGACATGGACTGGAACGAGTTTTTGGACCCTATTATACTATCTGTAAAAGTTTCTATCGCCTCCAGTGTCTTCGTTTTCATCCTGTCCATATGGACGGCGCGCTGGATGGCAAAAGCGCGGTTTACCGGAAAGAACGTTGTAGAAACGGTATTGCTGCTGCCGCTTGTGCTGCCGCCTACGGTAGTCGGCTTTCTTTTGCTTGTCGTACTCGGAAGACGCAGCTGGATCGGCGAAGCATTCGAATGGTTGTTTTACGGACCGATTGTATTTACATGGGGGGCCGCAGTTGTTGCGGCTGTTATTGTCGCTTTTCCGCTCGCTTACCGGACAATGCGAGCGGGCTTCGAATCGGTGGACAAGGAACTCGAGGATTCGGCAAGATCGTATGGCGCTTCCGAATGGCAGGTGTTCCGCTATATTACAGCTCCACTAACAGTCAGAACCCTGACTGCCGGGTTTATTCTGGGGTTTGCCCGCGGACTTGGTGAATTCGGCGCCACTTTAATGATTGCCGGCAATATTCCGGGCAGGACACAAACTATTCCGACTGCTATTTATGTTGCGGTGGACGGCGGCAATATGGAGCTTGCCTGGGCATGGGCGGCGGTCATGGTGCTGCTCTCGTTCGTTATGCTGCTCTGGGCCAACAGGTTTATAAGAGATTAGATGTGTTACCGCGCTTTATCATGAAGCATTTCCGCGGCGCTCTTGCCCGCAGTATATCCCGTAGTGAAGGCCGCCGTTATATTGTAGCCACCTGTATAGCCGTGGATATCCAGGATTTCACCGCAGAAGAACAGTCCTCGCGTAATCTTCGACTGCATCGTGCCAGGCTGGACTTCTTTTAAATTCACTCCTCCTCCCGTAACAAAAGCTTCTTCTATGGACAACGTACCGGAGATATTGACGGGGAAGCCCTTCAGCAGCGCAGCCATATCCGACCATGGCTGTTTGGGAATATTGTCAAAGGTGGTTTCCCCGCTTAGCCCCGATTTCTTTAATATGATTGGAATCATTCGTTCAGGGAGCAGTGCTTTCAAGACATTTTTAACAGCCCGCTTCGGTTCGTTCTTAGCGAGATTGAGGGATTCGGTAGCGAGCTCGTCTGCCGGCTTTTGCGGAAATAAATCAATTGTAGCCTTGACTGAATTGACCTCAAACTGTTTGAGGATCTTGACCACGAACTGGCTGCAGCGAAGCGCAATCGGTCCTGATAGACCGAAGTGCGTAAATATAAGATCCCCATCATGTTCGATCACTTTCTTCCCTTTCGGATTCCATACCGACAGACTGACGTCCCGCAGCGACAGCCCCTGCAGCTCTTTGCTCTGAATGAACGCGTCCCGGGATACGAGAGGGACCTCCGTCGGATAGAGCTCGGTTATGGTATGGCCGGCCTGCACAGCCCATGGGTAACCGTCCCCGGTGGACCCGGTATGGGGCACCGACTTGCCCCCGGTGGCAATGATGACAGCGGTGCTTGAAATCCGTTCGCCCGAACGAAGCCGCACGCCTTGTACCTCGCCCTCGCCGAGCAGCAGCCCCGCAACCGGCTTGTTTACCAGCATTTCCACACCGGCCGATTTGGCTTTCCGTATTAGCGCATCTACTACCGTTTTCGCCTTATCAGACACCGGGAACATCCGTCCCCTGTCTTCTTCCTTCAGCCTAATTCCGATATTTTCGAAGAAAGCTATAATATCGCGGTTGTTGAAATTCGCAAGCGCGCTATGCAGAAACCGGCCATTGCCGGGAATGTTCCTTATAAGCTCGTCGATCTCTTTGGCATTCGTTACATTGCATCTGCCGCCTCCGGAGATGCCGAGCTTTCGCCCCAGCTTGTCCCCTTTATCGATCAGCAGCGTGCGCGCTCCGTATTGTGCGGCTGCGATCGAGGCCATCAGCCCGGAAGGGCCTCCGCCAATGATAATAACATCGTAATTCATGTAATCTCCTCTTTAAATGTTCAGTGTTTCTTTCGTTATTCATCATACTATCCAGTTCAAGGGCCGTCTACTCCGGGCGATCACTCACTCTGCCCGGGGGTTCGGATAAACCGCGCCGCGCCTTCAGAGTTCTTGTTTTTTTACCAGATTTTGTCGAATTAGATGATTGTAAATTTTAAACACATATGATTTAATCGGATTGAACAGCTGTAAAAGTGAAGATAACACAAGGAAAAGGGGGGAAATTAGATACTTGTGGAAGCAAATGTTATTACAGGTTATTGTCGCCTTACTGCCGTTATTTGTCTTTCAAATCTGGTATGACCGGTCGAAGAGCAGGAAAGGTATTGCATTTTATATTGCCATTATATGCGGTTTTTCCATGCTGCTGGGGATCGCGGCTTCATCTGATATAAATGGATACGATCTGGATTTTCGTTTCGCTCCGTTTATTGTCGGGTCCTTGTACGGGGGCGTGCCGACAGCTGCCTTGCTTACAATTGTATATATCGTTTCCCGGCTTGCAACAATTCATGGGATGTGGGAATGGCTGGAGCTTGCAGGCGTTTTGTTCTTTTTCGTTCCGGTGCTGTTAAGCTCGATCAAACCGTTTCAGGAGTCCTTACGCAAACGAAAGTATCGCATTGTGCTGGGGTTAACCTTGACTATGCTGATCCCAGTGAGCGGCTCACTCATGGGATACCTGGTTTCCAGTGGAGCGGGTATCTCCCCCGCGAATGTCTACTATGCCGCCGCCCACCTAAGTGCTTATATGGTTACAATCATGGTTTTAATTAAACTGACCGAAGATTATATTGAAAAACTGAGGCTGGCTTACAGGCTTCATAAAGTGTCCAATAATTACCGGATAGAAGTGGAGAAGCTTCAGCAATTTATTGAAGAGACGCCACTCGGCGTTATTTTCGTCAATCAGTCCGGCATCATTACTCAAATTAACGAAATGGCCATACATATTCTTAGGCATAAGCTGTCCGGTAAAGACCGTGTGAGATTAATCGGGGAGCCGTTTACCGGTTTGTACGACAATGTCGAGACGGATACGCTGGGCAGGCTGCTTTACCGGGCGCTGGGCGGGCATCAAACATCAAGCGAACTCGTTCAGGAACAAGGGAAAATTTATATGGAGACAGGGATTTGCGTTCGAGACATGCAAAATAACGACATTATCGGAGCCGCGATAATCGCCCATGACATTACCGAGCTTAACCGGCTGCGCGATGAGATCGGACGGATGGAGCGGCTTAGCCTCGTCGGGCAAATGGCAGCCAGCATTACTCACGAAATCCGCAATCCGATGGCTGTCATACGCGGATTCGTGCAGCTCATGCGTGAGCGGAGTCCCGAGCATCATCAACAATATTTCCAGATTGTAATGGAAGAGCTGGACCGCGCCAACAGCATTATTGACGATTTTCTGTCGCTGGCGCAAGACCGCATACTCGAGAAGGAAAGCTGCTCTCTTCAAAGCCTTATCAACGACCTGTTCCCACTTCTAGTGGCGGATGCCAACATGCGAGGCTTGACGATCGAGCTTAACCTCGACGACAGGCTGCCGCCGCTCATGCTTAATGAGAAAGAAATGAAGCAGCTTATCTTGAATCTGGCGCGAAACGGAATGGAGGCTATGGACCAGAACGGTGTACTTCAAATAGCCACCTCCTTTAACCATGGTGTGGCGGAGCTTCGAGTCAAGGATAACGGCTGCGGTATCCCGAAGGAAAAGCTGGAACGATTGTTCGAGCCTTTCTATACGACCAAATCCCGCGGAACAGGTCTTGGTCTCCCGCTCTGCCTGAGCATTGTGGAGCGGCATGGCGGTCAAATCCGTGTTGAATCCGCGGAGGGCCAGGGAACTACCTTTATCGTCAGCTTTGAGCCCGGGCCAAGCGTAAGCGGAGTTGCAGCGGCGCTGGAAGAGTAGGTATACCTGAGCAATTACGGGATAGATAACCTCCTTAGCGCGCATACTAGCGCTTAGAAGGAGGTGCGGGCATTGGTAAACACTCAGAACGGAAAAGCCGAAGAGCAGCAAGAGGCTGCTGCTATACCGTACGCTGAAGAAAAACGGGATTCGCAATACGACAAAGCGCCTGAATCGGAAGGCTATCACAAGAAATTGGATGGCCCCAACCGTCCTTCAGTCTAGAAGCACAAATCAATGCGAAGATTAGTTTCTCCGGAGGTGCCGTAGAAATGGATTCGAATTTTAACAGCCCGGAAGACAAAGCGGGAGCGGATGATCCGGACCTTGATCCGTATGAAATCAATTTTCTTCCGCGTTTCCGCAGCGGCAGAGGCCCAAGGGGGCCGTTTGTGAACAGCAGCGGCGTATTGATCGGGGACCATATTTACGAGTCTCCGGATTCGCCCCTCAGCAATTGGACCGAAGAGACCGACCCCGCCGTGATGGCCGGCAGCGAATGGGTTCACCCCTATAAGGACATCGGATTTCTGACGAGCGAGAACCTTGATTATTTCGAGAAAGGCATAGCGCCGCAGGGCGGCATTTTTATGCATCAGGACAAGGATGTGGCATACCGCGCAGGTGAAGACGCTCATGGCGAAGAGAGTCGGTAGCCCGGTATTTATAAGCGGCAGGAGGATATGCCTCCTGCTGCTTTTTCTTTTGCTTTCAATTTCCTGCGGCGTTATAATGGTAAGAAACGACGTTACAAGGAGTGATTGAACATGTCAATGTCTTTTGAACGATACATGCTCGATATGGTGCAGCCGATGCGCGACGAACTGACTAGGCTTGGAATCGAGGAGCTGCGTACGCCTGAAGACGTGGAAGCCAAGCTGTCGAATACAAAAGGAACGGCGCTTGTCGTCGTTAACTCCGTGTGCGGATGTGCGGCCGGTCAATGCCGTCCTGGTGTGGCGCACGCGCTGCAGAATGATTTGACACCTGATCATCTATATACTGTTTTTGCCGGTCAAGATAAAGAAGCTACAGCCAAGGCCCGTGAATATTTTGCCCCTTACCCGCCTTCTTCGCCGTCGATTGCGCTGATGAAAGACGGAGAACTCGTTCATTTTATCGAACGTCATCAAATTGAAAACCGTTCGGCAGCAGATATCTCGGCAGACTTGATCTCCGCCTTCGAACGGTTTTGCCGATAAGAGGTGATCGGATGAGCTTGCAGCAGGAAATTATCGAGCGGCTTGGGGTAAAGCCGGAGATTGACCCGAACGAGGAAATTCGCAGACGGGTCGATTTTCTTAAGGAATATGTGCTGAAGTCCGGTACCACCGGCCTGCTTATCGCCATCAGCGGAGGAATCGACAGCGCAGTCGCTACCGGCCTGTGCAAGAAAGCGACGGATGAGCTATCAGCCGAGACCGGCAAGGAATACATGACGCTCGGTGTGTTTCTGCCTTACGGCGAACAGGCTGACATCGCTCACAGTTACGAAGTGGCTGAAGCATTCAACCTGAAGCATCGTATGGAGCTGGATATTAAGGAAGCCGTGGATGAGATCGCGCTGGAGGTCGAGTACGGCTTGAAAATGATCGGGATGTCGCGTCATATCAGCCGCGGCAGCAAGGGCAACGTCAAAGCCCGCACCCGGATGGTCATGCAGTACGCGCTCTCCTTTGACCTTAATTTACTTGTTGTGGGAACTGATCATGCGTCCGAAGCGGTCACCGGCTTCTATACGAAGTGGGGGGACGGAGCGGTGGACATTACGCCGCTCACCTCGCTTAACAAGCGGCAGGTACGGCAGCTTGCGGCGGTGCTCGGGGTGCCGCAGAGCGTGCGCGACAAGGCGCCTACGGCCGGCCTCTGGGAAGGCCAAACCGACGAAAGCGAGCTTGGCATAACGTACGACGACAACAGCGCTTACCTTGAAGGGAAGACTGTAAGCGACGAGGCCCGCGAGAAGCTGGAGCGGCAGTATTTGAAGACGGTGCACAAGCGCGAACCGATTCCCGGCATTTAACCGGGTTAGAATTAAGCAATCGAAACGCCCTACGCCCTATCGCAAAAGGTGCAGGGCGTTTTTCCCGTGATTGGGAGAGAATATAAAACTAAAACTTATATGGAGATGGGAGAGGAAATGCAGACTGTAAGCAAATTTTTCGGAAAATGGATGCGATTGGTATTGTTCTTGGCTGTCCTCTGCATGTCCTTGAGCGCGTGCGGGGGCAATCGGGAATCCGCTGGGACGGAGATCGTCATATCGGCGGCCGCTAGCTTAAAGGATGCGCTCACAGCAATTGAAACCAAATTCCAGCAGAGCCATCCCGGAACTCACCTCGTATTCAATTTCGGATCCTCGGGCACCCTTCAGAAGCAAATCGAGGAGGGTGCGCCTGTCGACCTGTTCATCTCTGCCGGCCAGAAGCAGATCGACGAGCTGAACAAGCAGAAGCTGATCGAGGGAAGCGGCATTATTTTGAGGAACCAGCTTGTCTTGATAGTACCTAAGTCGGCGGCTGGGCCGCTCGGGGATATAAAGACGCTAAGCGGACAGGCCTTCAAGAAAATCGCTGTCGGGGAGCCTGCTACAGTCCCTGCCGGAGCCTATACGCAGCAGTCATTGGAATCCTACGGCATGTGGGAATCGCTGAAGAGCAAGCTCGTGTATGCAAAGGATGTCCGCCAGGTTCTGACCTATGTGGAAACGGGCAATGCCGACGCCGGTTTCGTATACAGGACCGATGCGCTGACCTCCGATAAAGTCGCAATCGCAATGCCGATTCCTCCGGATAAGCATAAACCGATTGTTTACGTCGCATCTGTTGTCAAGCAGTCCAAGCATGCGGATGCGGCCGGAGAGGTGCTGAACTACCTGAAGAGCGAGGAAGCGCGGGCGGTGTTTGCCGGCTTCGGCTTTACGCAATAGTACGGCGATTTTATTAGCAATTAAGGCAGGTGTAGCCATGATTATCGGCATCGGGCACGATATAACATCGCTTGCGCGGGTAGGTACGCTGCTGGAAGGCAGAACCGGTTCCCGGTTCATGGAGCGAATATTGGCGGAGGGCGAGCTGGCGATTGCTTCCGATATCAGCGGGATACGTCTGGTTGAGTTTGTTGCCGGCCGGTTCGCCGCTAAGGAAGCGGTGTCCAAGGCGTTCGGCTGCGGCATAGGAGACAAGCTCTCTTTTCACGATATCAATGTCTGCAGGGGGGCGCTTGGCAAACCGGAGTGTCGGTTGTCCGGCGGAGCCTGGGAGAGACTCGGACTTGATGCGGAATATACCGCCATCCATGTTACCATCACGCACGATCAGTCGCTTGCATCCGCGTTCGTCATTGTGGAGAAGCTGTAAGACTGCTGCTTGCGGCTTATATTGCAGTCACCTTTTGCCCATACTTGGAATAAAACAATCCAAGGAGAAGGGAAAGGCGATGATGACAACGATGGTTTACAGTTCCGGGCAAAAAACAAGGCGATTCGCGAGCGGCCAGTTCGTGCCGTTTGACGGCATGTATTCTGATGTGTGGGGCGGACTCCTTCCGCTGCTTCAGGGAGAGCTTTTCCCGTCGCACCGGGAAATGGGCGATTCCAAGTGGAGCTATACCGGGCCGCTCTCATCCGGCCTGCCGGATTCTCACCCGCTCAGAAGCATGAAACGGCCATAAGCTGATTTAATAACTACCTATATCTAAAGCTTGAAGATAGATTCCACGTTTCCGGAGCCCGCGCCGCTTTGCGCAGGTTCTTTTTTTTATTTATTTCTTATCGCCCAGCCAGTTCGTCAGCTGCTCGATTTGCATGGCCGTCAGTCTAGATTGAAAAGCGGGCATGCTGCCGCCGCCTTCTTCGATCTGCCGTTTGATTTGCTCCTTCGTCAGCCGTCCGCCGACATGCTGCAAATCCGTGGAAGGCCCCATCCGGCCCTGCAGCTCGGCGCCATGGCACGATATACAATTGGCTTTGAAGACCTCAACGACTTCTGCCGGGCCCTCAAGCGTTGACGACGACGATCCGCATGCCGCAAGCAGTATGAGTAACACGGTCGTAACAGGAATACATACAAGAAGTCGGATGGGTATGTTTGTTTGAAGTATCGATTTGTTCATGAAGTATTCGAAGCTCCTTCCTTGAGCAATTGTGAAATGGATATTTCAAGTATAAAGGGCCTGGGAACCGGATTGCAAACCTCTCTGCCGCCTATCCTTTTGACCTGATAGTACGTATAATAAGTAATAGTGTCAGATAACATCACGATGATTGGGAGCCCGCAATGAAACCTACATACAAGACGATCATCCGGAACTACTTTCACCGCTTTCAGGCTGATGTGACAATGACCGCTTATTCGCAAACCAAACCGGGCATGCACGAGGATCAGTCGCCTGATTTCTACCGTTTCTGGTTCATTCATGAAGGGGAAGGAATTCTTAAACTGAACGGTCAATGCTATGAACTGAAGCCGGGCCGGTTGTATTTGCTGCCGCCGGGAGCTATGCAATCGTTCTGTTCGGGACAGGAGCTTTCAATCGGCATCTATTGGTGCCATTTCTACGCGGATATCGGAGATATGCATTTGTTCGAGCTGCTTCAGCTTCCGGTGTTTGTTGAGCCTGATCACGGGCAGCAGGTAACCGATTTATTTGAAAATATGATTAAAGCCTTCCGGTCGTCAGCACTCACGAGGGAGCTGCGTCTAAGAGCGGGACTACTGGAAATTTTAGCATGTTATCTGGAATTTTGCGATATGCGGGAGCAGACTCTTCAGCAGTTTGAATCATTGGAAAACATCGACCGCGTACTGGAA
This is a stretch of genomic DNA from Paenibacillus sp. sptzw28. It encodes these proteins:
- a CDS encoding DUF3905 domain-containing protein → MDSNFNSPEDKAGADDPDLDPYEINFLPRFRSGRGPRGPFVNSSGVLIGDHIYESPDSPLSNWTEETDPAVMAGSEWVHPYKDIGFLTSENLDYFEKGIAPQGGIFMHQDKDVAYRAGEDAHGEESR
- a CDS encoding AraC family transcriptional regulator produces the protein MKPTYKTIIRNYFHRFQADVTMTAYSQTKPGMHEDQSPDFYRFWFIHEGEGILKLNGQCYELKPGRLYLLPPGAMQSFCSGQELSIGIYWCHFYADIGDMHLFELLQLPVFVEPDHGQQVTDLFENMIKAFRSSALTRELRLRAGLLEILACYLEFCDMREQTLQQFESLENIDRVLEYIDLHLSENLVVEDLAKLAFLHPNYFIGFFKNVVGCSPIQYVNIRRMEEAKRLLEETAAAVSDVARQVGMQNHYLSRLFKRHIGLTPSRYRQIYRAAQCGAEEGGSGL
- a CDS encoding nitrogen regulation protein NR(II) — protein: MWKQMLLQVIVALLPLFVFQIWYDRSKSRKGIAFYIAIICGFSMLLGIAASSDINGYDLDFRFAPFIVGSLYGGVPTAALLTIVYIVSRLATIHGMWEWLELAGVLFFFVPVLLSSIKPFQESLRKRKYRIVLGLTLTMLIPVSGSLMGYLVSSGAGISPANVYYAAAHLSAYMVTIMVLIKLTEDYIEKLRLAYRLHKVSNNYRIEVEKLQQFIEETPLGVIFVNQSGIITQINEMAIHILRHKLSGKDRVRLIGEPFTGLYDNVETDTLGRLLYRALGGHQTSSELVQEQGKIYMETGICVRDMQNNDIIGAAIIAHDITELNRLRDEIGRMERLSLVGQMAASITHEIRNPMAVIRGFVQLMRERSPEHHQQYFQIVMEELDRANSIIDDFLSLAQDRILEKESCSLQSLINDLFPLLVADANMRGLTIELNLDDRLPPLMLNEKEMKQLILNLARNGMEAMDQNGVLQIATSFNHGVAELRVKDNGCGIPKEKLERLFEPFYTTKSRGTGLGLPLCLSIVERHGGQIRVESAEGQGTTFIVSFEPGPSVSGVAAALEE
- a CDS encoding BrxA/BrxB family bacilliredoxin → MSMSFERYMLDMVQPMRDELTRLGIEELRTPEDVEAKLSNTKGTALVVVNSVCGCAAGQCRPGVAHALQNDLTPDHLYTVFAGQDKEATAKAREYFAPYPPSSPSIALMKDGELVHFIERHQIENRSAADISADLISAFERFCR
- the acpS gene encoding holo-ACP synthase, with the translated sequence MIIGIGHDITSLARVGTLLEGRTGSRFMERILAEGELAIASDISGIRLVEFVAGRFAAKEAVSKAFGCGIGDKLSFHDINVCRGALGKPECRLSGGAWERLGLDAEYTAIHVTITHDQSLASAFVIVEKL
- the modB gene encoding molybdate ABC transporter permease subunit, with product MDWNEFLDPIILSVKVSIASSVFVFILSIWTARWMAKARFTGKNVVETVLLLPLVLPPTVVGFLLLVVLGRRSWIGEAFEWLFYGPIVFTWGAAVVAAVIVAFPLAYRTMRAGFESVDKELEDSARSYGASEWQVFRYITAPLTVRTLTAGFILGFARGLGEFGATLMIAGNIPGRTQTIPTAIYVAVDGGNMELAWAWAAVMVLLSFVMLLWANRFIRD
- a CDS encoding NAD(P)/FAD-dependent oxidoreductase, translated to MNYDVIIIGGGPSGLMASIAAAQYGARTLLIDKGDKLGRKLGISGGGRCNVTNAKEIDELIRNIPGNGRFLHSALANFNNRDIIAFFENIGIRLKEEDRGRMFPVSDKAKTVVDALIRKAKSAGVEMLVNKPVAGLLLGEGEVQGVRLRSGERISSTAVIIATGGKSVPHTGSTGDGYPWAVQAGHTITELYPTEVPLVSRDAFIQSKELQGLSLRDVSLSVWNPKGKKVIEHDGDLIFTHFGLSGPIALRCSQFVVKILKQFEVNSVKATIDLFPQKPADELATESLNLAKNEPKRAVKNVLKALLPERMIPIILKKSGLSGETTFDNIPKQPWSDMAALLKGFPVNISGTLSIEEAFVTGGGVNLKEVQPGTMQSKITRGLFFCGEILDIHGYTGGYNITAAFTTGYTAGKSAAEMLHDKAR
- the modA gene encoding molybdate ABC transporter substrate-binding protein; amino-acid sequence: MSLSACGGNRESAGTEIVISAAASLKDALTAIETKFQQSHPGTHLVFNFGSSGTLQKQIEEGAPVDLFISAGQKQIDELNKQKLIEGSGIILRNQLVLIVPKSAAGPLGDIKTLSGQAFKKIAVGEPATVPAGAYTQQSLESYGMWESLKSKLVYAKDVRQVLTYVETGNADAGFVYRTDALTSDKVAIAMPIPPDKHKPIVYVASVVKQSKHADAAGEVLNYLKSEEARAVFAGFGFTQ
- a CDS encoding cytochrome c; amino-acid sequence: MNKSILQTNIPIRLLVCIPVTTVLLILLAACGSSSSTLEGPAEVVEVFKANCISCHGAELQGRMGPSTDLQHVGGRLTKEQIKRQIEEGGGSMPAFQSRLTAMQIEQLTNWLGDKK
- the nadE gene encoding ammonia-dependent NAD(+) synthetase gives rise to the protein MSLQQEIIERLGVKPEIDPNEEIRRRVDFLKEYVLKSGTTGLLIAISGGIDSAVATGLCKKATDELSAETGKEYMTLGVFLPYGEQADIAHSYEVAEAFNLKHRMELDIKEAVDEIALEVEYGLKMIGMSRHISRGSKGNVKARTRMVMQYALSFDLNLLVVGTDHASEAVTGFYTKWGDGAVDITPLTSLNKRQVRQLAAVLGVPQSVRDKAPTAGLWEGQTDESELGITYDDNSAYLEGKTVSDEAREKLERQYLKTVHKREPIPGI